A window of Passer domesticus isolate bPasDom1 chromosome 11, bPasDom1.hap1, whole genome shotgun sequence genomic DNA:
TCACCTGGGATGATAAAAGGAGAGGAAATGACCCTGCCCAGTTAACTGAGCCTCTTCTGAAGGAAGCTTAACTGCTCTAGTGTCACAGATGTCATCAGATACAGTGTCTAAGCAAGCCTTCCCTAGGCATTACACGTGATGGATGCATCATAGTCCATTATATAGCTGTATGTCTGTTTACATGTAGGGTGACTCTCATTTTTTCCCTATAAACCCTTCTTGCTACAGTAGACTTGAGGTGTGCTTTTAGGATAGCTACTGAATCTCTTTTACCTTCCTGTAAGGTGTCCATTATCCTGTCCACCACCATCACTTCAAACCCTTTTTGTAACAAAACTGTATCAAATATAGAGAATTACTCCTGTGTACACAGACATTGTTACAGGTACTCCTGTGAGAATTGTGATTTTATTTCAAGTTTCTTATCAAGAGCTTGAAGTGACAATCTTCACAGCATTGTAGGTGATTATAAAGTGAGTCTGCTTGTTCCTGAGAACCGTGGGACGTGTATTCTGTCTTTGAAATGGAAATCCATGAAACCGATGAGGCGCAGCTTCCCGCGTCCATGCATTCCCGAGGAGTCGCTCCAGGTCACGCGACGGGGAACGCACCGTCCAGTCCGCAGCTCCATCGCCAGCCGGGCCCCGCCGGGGTCCGCAGCGCTCCCGGGGCCCTTCCCCCGCCGCTCCCAAGGCGCCGGGAAGCGGCGGCGGTCCCGTCTCCTCGCGGCGCTGTCCGCAGCTGCCCCCGCTCCGAGCGGCGATCACGGCGCGGACCCGGGGCGGccgccgcggcccggcccgcgcgGCCACGGCCAGCCCCGCGCGCGGGCGCCGTCCTTGAGCTCGGCGAGGAAGGCGTCGCGCAGGCGGAGCAGGCGCGGGGCCAGGCGGCGCTGGCCGCGGGTGAGGGCGCTGGCGGTGACGCGCGCGGCGGCGCGGATGGGCCGCGACTCCGAGAGCCGCTCCACGAGCCGCgggctggacagcagcagcagcagcgcccgcAGCACCGCCATGCCCGCCGCTCTCGCGAGAGGTGCCGcacgccccgccccgccgctgccgcgAGAGCGGCGCACCGGCTCGCCATTGGCTGCGCgcccggcggccgcggggcgcGTGCGCGGGGCGCGTGCAGGCGGCGAGGCGCGCGGGGCCGGAGCGCTCGGTCCGGCTGCGCTGGGGTTGGGCCGGGCCGGCTCCGGCGGTGCCGCCATGAGCGCCGGCGGCACGCTGAGCATCCTGCGCAGCGACTCCTACGCCGAACTCAGCCAGTACCGGGACCAGCATTTCCGGGTGAGCCGGGGGCGGGCGCCGGGGgtccggccgggccgggccgggctgggccgggccgtgAGGTAACGCTGTGTCCTTGCGGCCCAGGGGACGCGCTACGACCAGGAGCGGCTGCTGAGGAAGAGCTGCACGCTGTACGTGGGGAACCTCTCCTTCTACACCACGGAGGAGCAGATCCACGAGCTCTTCGGCAAAAGCGGCGACATTAAGAAGGTCATCATGGGGCTGGACAAAGTGAAGAAAACCGCCTGCGGCTTCTGCTTCGTGGAGTATCCTTGTGCTGCACGGCAGGAGCCGTCAGGGTGTGGGTGAACTGCTCTGCACTGCAGGCTCTAAATTATGGGGGAGTTCTCCGAGGATAAAATGAATCATTTGCTAAAGCGTCTGTGGGAGACCCTGGCGAGAGAGAGCAATGCTGGGCTCACGGTTGGATGCTGTGGTCTTACAGGTGTTTTCCAACCGTGATTCTGTATTTGAGCATACACTGCATGTCAGGGTTAGATTGCTTTCACTTTGATACTTTAACCCAGACATCTGTTGGGTAGTTGACCTCTGCAGTAAATTCATATTCTCCATGCCGAGGTTAAAAGGTCTTTCTTTTCATACACATGTGTAAGGTTTCCATTGGCATCTTTCATCCCTGTTCTGTGCCTTCGTTATGTGCACGTTTCTGAGGATCATTGTGTTGCTGCTTCCAGTGAATTCACCAGACTGGTGAAAGTTTGCAGCATGAACAGAGCATGCCTGGGGCTTCCCACTCTTTAGCAATGGAGCTTTGTTCTGTTGCATATCGGCATGATGGACAAACTTTTTAATGCTTGAACTGCTGCATGTTTCACCCTTTCACTAGCAGTTTTCTTAGATGGTGTACCTTCATAAAAGTGGTTCAAGCAAAGACTTGGTTTTGTTGCCCATTTGATATTGTTCATTTTCCCATGTGGTGAAAACAGAATTCTGGTTTTTTCATTAACATATTCCTAAGGTATTATGCCAGAGGAGATGCTGAAAACGCGATGCGATACATCAACGGGACCAGGCTGGATGACAGGATCATAAGGACAGACTGGGATGCAGGGTTCAAGGAGGGCAGGCAGTATGGCCGTGGACGATCAGGGGGGCAGGTAGGTTGTTGTACAGCCTGGGGTTTTAAGGGAATGGTGGCTTTGCCAAACTTCTTGATTTTGAATGAACACAGAAAAATTTCAGAAATAGCAGCTTAGGAGTCATTGTTTAAGATAACACTGGAAGGCATCTGATCAATGGCAGTGAAATTCACTAGGAATAAATAACTCCTTCCTGCATTTCACTAGAAGTACTTGCAGAAACAACTCTTGGCTGCCTGGGGAGATAATGCTTTTAAGTAAGCTCAGAAAAAGTAAGGGGCTGTCAGGGACATAGAGGAACATAAAACACTTGGGGCTTACCTCAAGtggagcaggtggcagtggctTGTACTGCCAAAGCCCAAGGCTGGGCTGTGTTGATCAGAGAGTCCCTAGACATGAAGAAAGAAGTTTGTTTATGCTGTTCTGAGCTTCTGCGTGATGCACTTCACCTTCTCTTTGGTCAGACAGCTCTATGTAGCCACTTACATGTTGTGATGTCAGTATGATTGTATTCTAATGCTGTAGCAATTTTTGAGAAATTGTTTTTCCCTTGTCTTTTCTGGActtccctttctccctcctTCGTTAGGTCCGAGATGAGTATCGGCAAGACTATGATGCTGGAAGAGGTGGCTATGGCAAAACTGTTCAGTGCCAGTGACTCCTCAGCCTCTCAAGAGAGCCAGATCTGCATAGTCAATGTCCCCAGGCACAAAGTGGGTTTGTTACACACAGTTCACAGAAACTCCTATCCACGTTCCTGTGAGCACATCCGATGTTCAATACCTCTTTGCTTTAATACCAGGATCCAAAGCATTGCAGAGGACCTGGGAGCAAGGCTTTAAGCATTAGAATGCTGAGGCTTTGGTCTCAAAATGCTGCTATAACTTACTGAAAGGAGCAAAGATGCAATGTtatggtgctttttttttttctctggcaaaaCTTGATTATTCTACTGGGTTTTGTTTACATTGGGATCACAGGGTGAGCAGCAGTGATAAAGGATGGTTGGTGGATGTTTCATAGAGGCAAGCAAAAGGCAAAGAGCCTGAAAAGGAAGTGGAATTTATAGGgaaatttttcagtttctagAGAAGACTTCTAAGTTGcagattttctggttttaagGATTAGCATCCTTTTCCACTGATGCTGTTCCTGAAACCTTTACATGAGCAGCCATTATAAGACAAATCAGATTGAGTTCAGGAACCATGAAGTGAGAAACAGAGAGCAGGAAACAGACTCTGCTGTCTTCTACAAATTACAGTTGTGATTGCATGACAGAGAAGAGCAAATACAATAATTACAGTACTATTATTTCACAATTTGAGTATTAGTATTTTGCCCCATCTGGTAGATCTCTACAGCCTTGATATTTGAGGGCAGTGTCTTCCCTGTGCCTGTAAGGGTTGCATGAAGCCAAGTTGCCTCCAGAACTGGGATGTTTGAGGAACTGGGTTTATAATGAGAAAGTTTCTTCCCAAAACAGGTTTTCTGTTTGAGAAACTTGATTTCAGACaacttaaaaatagaaataaaagagTTTTGGGAGGAGTTTTGCTTTTTACTGAGCATGTGATAAGAATGGTAAAAGGATTTCAGGATTGTGTAgcttgttgtgttttgttttttctctttccccagTGGATTCATTTGTACTGCTTGTTAATATGTTGGAATTTTTGGTGTCCTGCAGACGTTGGTTTAAAAAATGTGATCCCAAGATCAAGGAAATGGACCTGCTGAAACAAAATTGTTGAAAAAGAACTGTTACAGGGCTTTGAAATTTCTTCATGGACTTCTGAGTTCCATGTAAACTGCAGTTACTAAAGTTTTGTGCAAATACCTTGTTGCCCATGACTCCTTATAAACTTTCAAAGGTGTACAAAAGGTGTAGAACTTTACTCCGTGAAGGCACTGTAGGAAATTTTGATGTGTTTCTTGCATACAGTTAATCACAACTGTTACTGTAAATTGGAAGACAAGTGAGATTGAACAGCTCCTTAGTTAGGAAGTGCgagtttgaggttttttggtgTGTCAAGTAAAACTAGACTTTTGGGATTACTTGGTGCTGGTCTGCAGATAAGCTTTGAACAAAATTACCTTTTCCAATACAGTACATTTGACTATGAGTTTACAGTCTGTCATCTGCTCTAGAGCACTGCTGAAGTTTATTTTCCTTGTATCAATTTTGTATAAAAAATATGTTACCAAAAACTCTAAAGTcactttcttttaaataaagctGCAACATTAAAATGGTTTGTTATTGTGGATTTTTTAACAGAATCAGTGAACTAAAGGAGCTGTATCCACACTCTTGGTGACATCCTCTGTTTTAGTCTCTTTTAAGATAGAAAGAATGAATATTCTTTCCCTTTCACTGGATTTTCAGGCTTGTTCTGTTCTTACCTGGATTCTGAAATGTGTTCGGTTGACGTTCTTCGTTCTGGTTTGAATTTCTTTGGATTACAGGATAGAAATTGTTTCTTGATAGTGAAGTAAATGTGAAAGTCTGTTGTGTAAGAACTAATTGTCAAGGTGATTTCCTTATAAAAACGAGGTCTAAAATTGTTCTTTATTGTAAGTACTACCAGTACTTCTCAAAAAGTCATTCTCAAATGAGGTGGAGGTAGCAATAAGATTGTCTGTCACAGCAGTCACTGttctttgctgcttttgtgCAATGGGTCTGGAAAGAGTAtgttttaaagtgttttaaagTAAGATTTTCTCTTTTGACAGATGCCAATCAATGGTATTTAAAACCACATAATATGTCATATAAACTCTTAGAATCTCAAAAGCTCATATAGAGGAAATTGAACGTGGTTTGATTGTTACCTTCCCTAATTGAAATTGCATCTGGGTCTTCTTAACCTAGTGCTTAATGAAAGGAACTGAATCAAGTCTTTGAAAGTTCTCCGGGGACTTCTTCACCTTTCTGGCACGCTGGTGCTTTGTGATTAGGTTGTCTTGGAAGGACAGAATCTCCCATGCTTCTTGGACAAGCTACTTCATTACAATTACAAACACTTTCATGGATGTTCAAGCTCTGTGTTAGCATTTCTAAGTACTTGTTCATCATAATTAGCTACTTTTATGGAATTGTATCCATAACAAAACCCAGCAGTAAAGAATATGA
This region includes:
- the NCBP2 gene encoding nuclear cap-binding protein subunit 2 isoform X2, which codes for MSAGGTLSILRSDSYAELSQYRDQHFRGTRYDQERLLRKSCTLYVGNLSFYTTEEQIHELFGKSGDIKKVIMGLDKVKKTACGFCFVEYYARGDAENAMRYINGTRLDDRIIRTDWDAGFKEGRQYGRGRSGGQVRDEYRQDYDAGRGGYGKTVQCQ
- the NCBP2 gene encoding nuclear cap-binding protein subunit 2 isoform X1 — translated: MSAGGTLSILRSDSYAELSQYRDQHFRGTRYDQERLLRKSCTLYVGNLSFYTTEEQIHELFGKSGDIKKVIMGLDKVKKTACGFCFVEYYARGDAENAMRYINGTRLDDRIIRTDWDAGFKEGRQYGRGRSGGQVGCCTAWGFKGMVALPNFLILNEHRKISEIAA